A single region of the Thermotoga profunda AZM34c06 genome encodes:
- a CDS encoding FeoA family protein: MSLSEVPVGFSAKVKSIPNSLLGSRLISLGFIPGTYVKVVRSAPLGDPRVYLVMDKLITLRNDDATQIEVTLDNDLMVLSSAPEGFYTVVELFGGIGFQQKMHRMGIQKGKDLQILGPMTIKTEKGIFKVGFRIANRILLRRI; this comes from the coding sequence GTGTCTTTGTCAGAAGTTCCAGTTGGATTTTCAGCTAAAGTCAAATCTATCCCCAACTCCCTTCTGGGCTCACGTCTCATATCACTTGGTTTTATTCCGGGTACCTATGTGAAAGTTGTCAGAAGCGCCCCACTCGGAGACCCAAGAGTCTACCTTGTCATGGACAAACTCATCACTTTGCGCAACGATGATGCCACGCAGATAGAGGTTACTCTTGATAACGATTTGATGGTTCTTTCGTCTGCGCCGGAAGGTTTTTACACAGTCGTTGAATTATTTGGCGGCATTGGATTTCAGCAAAAAATGCATAGAATGGGTATACAAAAAGGAAAAGATCTTCAAATCTTGGGACCAATGACAATCAAAACAGAAAAGGGCATTTTCAAAGTCGGTTTTAGAATTGCAAATCGTATTTTGTTGAGGAGGATATGA
- the feoB gene encoding ferrous iron transport protein B, with protein sequence MALRVALCGNPNVGKTSLFNALTGMRQYVANWAGVTVEVKEGIRNWRGAKIDFVDLPGTYSLSSFSTDEKIARDYLLYKTPDILIIVIDALSMKQGLYLFLEAAELDTKTILVVNAIDEARKQGLYIDKQELAKHTGVPIVLTSAVTGEGIDELLDTILKVSSSEKKNLQFIFGEEIEKMIKTLETDIMSKPPLKGFPIRWIVTKYLEGDPETVNLIGQTEVIPGTFKEKIAQERYKHIDLILKEVLKSSSTNLTISDALDHVLTHKYIGIPIFLALMYMTFTFAFQTIQPISDAIELLFETLSNFVRASFKNEIVSSLIADGIISGVGSILVFVPNIFALFLVLGIMEESGYLPRAAFVVDRIMYSLKLSGRSFMSFLLGFGCTVPAIMSTRGISDSRERTITVLSVPFISCSARLPVYLLIASIFFEKQKGLVVFSVYLLSIVVALLSAVLLNKVLFKGEPGFLVLELPRYRIPKIKNLMLYVWHRGKHFLVKAGTIIFVASVVLWFLSYFPASGDPTKSFAAYIGKVISIALKPLRFDWRLSTALVFGTMAKEVIVSTLSMLFGFGEGESLKHALVNSYDSVTALSFLFFVMSYIPCFATLGSIISEIGRKYLIVSVIYSLAVAYLLAYLVRILGGLLI encoded by the coding sequence ATGGCTCTACGCGTAGCACTCTGTGGAAATCCAAATGTAGGCAAAACAAGTCTTTTCAACGCACTCACAGGTATGAGACAGTATGTTGCAAATTGGGCGGGCGTTACCGTTGAAGTCAAGGAAGGTATCAGAAATTGGCGGGGTGCGAAAATAGATTTCGTTGATTTACCAGGAACATACAGTTTGTCATCTTTCAGTACTGATGAAAAAATTGCGAGAGATTATCTTTTATATAAAACGCCAGATATACTGATCATCGTCATTGATGCTCTATCGATGAAACAAGGACTTTATTTGTTTCTTGAAGCTGCAGAACTTGATACAAAGACAATTTTGGTGGTGAATGCCATAGACGAAGCGCGAAAACAAGGGCTGTACATTGATAAACAAGAACTGGCAAAGCATACAGGTGTTCCAATTGTTCTAACAAGTGCTGTGACAGGAGAAGGAATTGACGAGTTATTAGACACAATTTTGAAGGTCTCTTCGTCTGAAAAGAAAAATCTTCAGTTCATTTTTGGTGAAGAAATAGAGAAAATGATAAAAACGTTAGAAACAGATATTATGTCAAAACCACCTTTAAAAGGTTTCCCCATTCGATGGATTGTAACTAAATATCTTGAAGGTGATCCAGAAACTGTGAATCTCATAGGACAAACTGAAGTTATCCCAGGTACATTCAAGGAGAAAATAGCACAGGAAAGATACAAACACATAGATTTAATCCTCAAAGAAGTGCTTAAGTCATCAAGCACAAATTTGACGATAAGCGATGCATTAGACCATGTTCTCACACATAAATATATAGGAATACCGATCTTTCTTGCATTAATGTATATGACCTTTACCTTTGCTTTTCAAACAATTCAGCCCATCTCCGATGCCATTGAATTACTGTTTGAAACTCTATCGAATTTTGTGAGAGCATCGTTTAAAAATGAAATAGTCTCTTCACTCATTGCGGATGGTATCATTTCTGGTGTTGGATCGATTTTGGTCTTTGTGCCGAATATCTTTGCTCTTTTCTTAGTGCTTGGAATCATGGAAGAATCTGGTTATCTCCCAAGGGCAGCCTTTGTAGTAGACAGAATCATGTACAGTCTCAAGTTGTCTGGCAGATCTTTCATGTCGTTTTTGCTTGGTTTTGGATGTACTGTGCCAGCGATCATGTCAACGAGGGGAATATCAGATTCACGCGAGAGAACCATCACAGTTCTTTCAGTTCCATTTATTTCATGTAGTGCGAGATTACCGGTTTATCTGTTAATTGCAAGTATTTTCTTTGAAAAACAAAAGGGATTGGTTGTCTTTTCTGTATATCTGCTGAGTATAGTTGTAGCACTTTTGAGTGCGGTTTTGTTGAACAAAGTTCTCTTTAAAGGAGAACCAGGATTCTTAGTACTTGAACTTCCAAGGTATCGTATACCGAAGATTAAAAACCTCATGCTTTATGTCTGGCACAGAGGTAAACACTTTTTGGTGAAGGCTGGCACTATAATCTTTGTGGCTTCGGTTGTTCTTTGGTTTTTGTCTTACTTTCCAGCAAGTGGTGATCCTACAAAGTCCTTTGCAGCTTATATAGGAAAGGTTATATCAATTGCACTTAAACCATTAAGATTTGATTGGAGATTGAGCACAGCACTGGTTTTTGGAACAATGGCAAAAGAAGTCATTGTTTCTACACTCAGTATGCTCTTTGGCTTTGGCGAGGGAGAATCTTTGAAGCATGCATTGGTTAATTCTTATGATTCTGTTACAGCCTTGTCTTTTCTCTTTTTTGTGATGTCTTACATACCTTGTTTTGCCACACTTGGCTCAATAATTTCTGAGATAGGAAGAAAATACCTTATAGTCTCTGTGATCTACAGCTTAGCCGTTGCCTATCTTTTGGCTTATCTGGTTAGAATCTTGGGAGGTCTACTGATATGA